CTCTGCAATCGGAAACGATCGTCGACGACGTTGTTGTCCGGCTGATTCAGCGTATCATGCCGTGGCTGATTGCCGTGATCGTGCTGGCACTCGGGCTGCGCGCACTTGATCTGCCGCCGAAACTCTCGCGGGGCCTGGCACTCACGGCCTTGGCGGCGGCGTTTTTTCAGGTCGGGTGCTGGGGCGAAACGCTCCTGCGCGTGCTGATCACCCGCAGTGTCGCGCTGTCGGGGCAGACCTCCGCCGATAACTCGCCGGCGCGCCGGGCCGTGCTCTTCGTCGGGCGGTGGTTGTTGTGGTCGCTAATTCTGGTCCTGCTGCTGGAAAACGCCGGTGTTGATCTGAGCGCACTTCTCGCCGGCTTGGGCATCGGCGGCATCGCTGTCGCCCTTGCCGTCCAGAATATCCTCGGTGACCTGTTCTGCTTCGCGGCAATAGTTTTCGACAAGCCGTTCGAGCAGGGAGATTTCCTGGTCGTCGGTGAGCAGCGGGGCACGGTCGAGAAGATCGGGATCCGGACAACGCGGGTGCGTTCGCTCGACGGCGAACAACTCGTATTTGCCAATAACGATTTGGTGTCCAGCCGCATCCGCAATTTCAAGCGCATGCAGGAACGCCGGGTGGTGTTCCAACTGGGGGTGATCTACGAGACGGCACCGGAGAAATTGCGGCGAATTCCGCAGCTGATTGCGTCGATCATCAATGAGATTCCCGGCACCCGCTTCGACCGCGCGCACTTTGCCGGTTTCGGCGACTTCAGTCTGAACTTCGAAATCGTCTACTACGTGCTGGACTCCGACTACAATCGTTACATGGACATCCAGCAGACCATCAATCTGGCCTTGTGTGAGCGCTTAGCACTCGATGGCATCGAGTTTGCCTATCCGTCGCAGACGGTCTTCGTCCGGAACCAGGCAAACATCTCTTCCGAGGTTGCGCATTCGCTTCAAGGAGGACGCTGATGAACGAGATCGAAAGAGTCAAGGACTTGATGACGGAGGCCGGGTCGGTTGACCCAACCGTCGGCAGCGGAACGCTGTCACCGCACCTGCCGCCAGTCGATGCC
This sequence is a window from Candidatus Zixiibacteriota bacterium. Protein-coding genes within it:
- a CDS encoding mechanosensitive ion channel family protein, giving the protein MPWLIAVIVLALGLRALDLPPKLSRGLALTALAAAFFQVGCWGETLLRVLITRSVALSGQTSADNSPARRAVLFVGRWLLWSLILVLLLENAGVDLSALLAGLGIGGIAVALAVQNILGDLFCFAAIVFDKPFEQGDFLVVGEQRGTVEKIGIRTTRVRSLDGEQLVFANNDLVSSRIRNFKRMQERRVVFQLGVIYETAPEKLRRIPQLIASIINEIPGTRFDRAHFAGFGDFSLNFEIVYYVLDSDYNRYMDIQQTINLALCERLALDGIEFAYPSQTVFVRNQANISSEVAHSLQGGR